From the genome of Papaver somniferum cultivar HN1 chromosome 2, ASM357369v1, whole genome shotgun sequence, one region includes:
- the LOC113347254 gene encoding uncharacterized protein LOC113347254 isoform X3, which yields MKKGKGVVIAAPNPPSGDESSSEGKNVPALPTGRSAARNASSKYDFVKVKVWLGDNADHYYVLSRFLLSRMLTVTKLMERRGYGEEYINRYNMMTRFHHQRVPLVILICGTACTGKSTIATQLAQRLNLPNVLQTDMVYELLRTSTDAPLVSTPVWARDYNSSEELITEFCRECRIVRKGLAGDLKKAMKDGKPIIIEGIHLDPSIYLMDEENRERNSTSVKNEEPNLVPPGTEDNNAVQKEPTSESAACKNGNTSTNCRPAEKPEVELPTDEVTTIAENLESIDLATSAPGDQGHVGEVLKTKTNPPAKNEKSPAEPVIIPIVLNMAEFDHKALLEEWISTRTFGEKFLAQDKKKLINNLKTIQDYLCSFDSQGLTVVNISATTFPQTLDWLHGYLLQCIERGSSSASTVTEKQQNEG from the exons atgaagaagggaaAAGGAGTAGTAATTGCTGCTCCAAATCCTCCAAGCGGAGACGAGAGTTCATCAGAAGGGAAAAATGTTCCTGCACTCCCTACGGGCAGATCAGCCGCAAGAAATGCTTCTTCAAAGTATGATTTTGTGAAG GTAAAAGTGTGGTTGGGGGATAATGCTGATCACTACTATGTTCTATCCAGATTTCTTCTCAGCAGAATGTTAACAGTCACTAAG CTCATGGAGCGTCGCGGCTATGGGGAAGAATACATAAATCGTTACAATATGATGACCAG ATTTCACCACCAACGAGTACCCTTGGTCATTCTTATTTGTGGAACTGCCTGCACGGGTAAGTCTACAATTGCCACTCAACTTGCACAACGGCTAAACTTACCAAATGTTTTACAG ACAGATATGGTGTATGAATTACTTCGCACATCAACAGA TGCGCCATTGGTATCTACTCCAGTATGGGCACGAGACTACAACTCCTCTGAAGAGCTCATTACTGAATTTTGTAGAGAATGCAGAATTGTCCGCAAAG GTTTGGCTGGTGACTTGAAGAAGGCTATGAAGGATGGAAAACCTATTATAATTGAG GGAATACATTTAGATCCTAGTATTTATTTAATGGATGAGGAGAACAGAGAGCGAAACAGCACGTCTGTAAAAAATGAAGAGCCAAATCTTGTTCCTCCGGGAACAGAAGATAATAATGCAGTACAAAAGGAACCTACTTCAGAAAGTGCTGCTTGCAAAAATGGAAACACCAGTACCAACTGCCGTCCTGCGGAGAAACCAGAAGTAGAGTTGCCCACTGATGAAGTGACCACAATTGCAGAAAATCTGGAATCCATTGACCTAGCAACAAGTGCTCCTGGGGACCAAG GTCATGTGGGTGAAGTTCTCAAGACAAAGACAAATCCTCCTGCTAAAAATGAGAAATCTCCTGCTGAGCCAGTAATCATACCTATAGTTTTGAATATGGCGGAGTTTGATCATAAAGCACTCTTGGAGGAGTGGATATCCACGAGGACGTTTGGCGAAAAATTTCTCGCCCAGGACAAGAAAAAGCTAATAAACAATCTGAAGACTATTCAAGATTATCTTTGCTCGTTTGACTCTCAGGGTTTGACTGTTGTCAACATATCTGCAACCACATTCCCACAAACACTGGATTGGCTACATGGTTATCTCCTTCAGTGTATTGAGCGAGGTAGTTCATCTGCATCCACTGTAACTGAGAAGCAACAAAATGAAGGTTAA
- the LOC113347254 gene encoding uncharacterized protein LOC113347254 isoform X1, which translates to MKKGKGVVIAAPNPPSGDESSSEGKNVPALPTGRSAARNASSKYDFVKVKVWLGDNADHYYVLSRFLLSRMLTVTKIPNHVAIKIALELKKLLIDNSLLDVSQSDLEANLFKLMERRGYGEEYINRYNMMTRFHHQRVPLVILICGTACTGKSTIATQLAQRLNLPNVLQTDMVYELLRTSTDAPLVSTPVWARDYNSSEELITEFCRECRIVRKGLAGDLKKAMKDGKPIIIEGIHLDPSIYLMDEENRERNSTSVKNEEPNLVPPGTEDNNAVQKEPTSESAACKNGNTSTNCRPAEKPEVELPTDEVTTIAENLESIDLATSAPGDQGHVGEVLKTKTNPPAKNEKSPAEPVIIPIVLNMAEFDHKALLEEWISTRTFGEKFLAQDKKKLINNLKTIQDYLCSFDSQGLTVVNISATTFPQTLDWLHGYLLQCIERGSSSASTVTEKQQNEG; encoded by the exons atgaagaagggaaAAGGAGTAGTAATTGCTGCTCCAAATCCTCCAAGCGGAGACGAGAGTTCATCAGAAGGGAAAAATGTTCCTGCACTCCCTACGGGCAGATCAGCCGCAAGAAATGCTTCTTCAAAGTATGATTTTGTGAAG GTAAAAGTGTGGTTGGGGGATAATGCTGATCACTACTATGTTCTATCCAGATTTCTTCTCAGCAGAATGTTAACAGTCACTAAG ATACCTAATCATGTGGCCATTAAAATCGCTCTGGAATTAAAGAAGTTGCTTATTGACAACAGCCTCTTGGATGT TTCACAGTCTGATTTGGAAGCTAATTTATTTAAG CTCATGGAGCGTCGCGGCTATGGGGAAGAATACATAAATCGTTACAATATGATGACCAG ATTTCACCACCAACGAGTACCCTTGGTCATTCTTATTTGTGGAACTGCCTGCACGGGTAAGTCTACAATTGCCACTCAACTTGCACAACGGCTAAACTTACCAAATGTTTTACAG ACAGATATGGTGTATGAATTACTTCGCACATCAACAGA TGCGCCATTGGTATCTACTCCAGTATGGGCACGAGACTACAACTCCTCTGAAGAGCTCATTACTGAATTTTGTAGAGAATGCAGAATTGTCCGCAAAG GTTTGGCTGGTGACTTGAAGAAGGCTATGAAGGATGGAAAACCTATTATAATTGAG GGAATACATTTAGATCCTAGTATTTATTTAATGGATGAGGAGAACAGAGAGCGAAACAGCACGTCTGTAAAAAATGAAGAGCCAAATCTTGTTCCTCCGGGAACAGAAGATAATAATGCAGTACAAAAGGAACCTACTTCAGAAAGTGCTGCTTGCAAAAATGGAAACACCAGTACCAACTGCCGTCCTGCGGAGAAACCAGAAGTAGAGTTGCCCACTGATGAAGTGACCACAATTGCAGAAAATCTGGAATCCATTGACCTAGCAACAAGTGCTCCTGGGGACCAAG GTCATGTGGGTGAAGTTCTCAAGACAAAGACAAATCCTCCTGCTAAAAATGAGAAATCTCCTGCTGAGCCAGTAATCATACCTATAGTTTTGAATATGGCGGAGTTTGATCATAAAGCACTCTTGGAGGAGTGGATATCCACGAGGACGTTTGGCGAAAAATTTCTCGCCCAGGACAAGAAAAAGCTAATAAACAATCTGAAGACTATTCAAGATTATCTTTGCTCGTTTGACTCTCAGGGTTTGACTGTTGTCAACATATCTGCAACCACATTCCCACAAACACTGGATTGGCTACATGGTTATCTCCTTCAGTGTATTGAGCGAGGTAGTTCATCTGCATCCACTGTAACTGAGAAGCAACAAAATGAAGGTTAA
- the LOC113347254 gene encoding uncharacterized protein LOC113347254 isoform X2: MKKGKGVVIAAPNPPSGDESSSEGKNVPALPTGRSAARNASSKYDFVKVKVWLGDNADHYYVLSRFLLSRMLTVTKIPNHVAIKIALELKKLLIDNSLLDVSQSDLEANLFKLMERRGYGEEYINRYNMMTRFHHQRVPLVILICGTACTDMVYELLRTSTDAPLVSTPVWARDYNSSEELITEFCRECRIVRKGLAGDLKKAMKDGKPIIIEGIHLDPSIYLMDEENRERNSTSVKNEEPNLVPPGTEDNNAVQKEPTSESAACKNGNTSTNCRPAEKPEVELPTDEVTTIAENLESIDLATSAPGDQGHVGEVLKTKTNPPAKNEKSPAEPVIIPIVLNMAEFDHKALLEEWISTRTFGEKFLAQDKKKLINNLKTIQDYLCSFDSQGLTVVNISATTFPQTLDWLHGYLLQCIERGSSSASTVTEKQQNEG, encoded by the exons atgaagaagggaaAAGGAGTAGTAATTGCTGCTCCAAATCCTCCAAGCGGAGACGAGAGTTCATCAGAAGGGAAAAATGTTCCTGCACTCCCTACGGGCAGATCAGCCGCAAGAAATGCTTCTTCAAAGTATGATTTTGTGAAG GTAAAAGTGTGGTTGGGGGATAATGCTGATCACTACTATGTTCTATCCAGATTTCTTCTCAGCAGAATGTTAACAGTCACTAAG ATACCTAATCATGTGGCCATTAAAATCGCTCTGGAATTAAAGAAGTTGCTTATTGACAACAGCCTCTTGGATGT TTCACAGTCTGATTTGGAAGCTAATTTATTTAAG CTCATGGAGCGTCGCGGCTATGGGGAAGAATACATAAATCGTTACAATATGATGACCAG ATTTCACCACCAACGAGTACCCTTGGTCATTCTTATTTGTGGAACTGCCTGCACGG ATATGGTGTATGAATTACTTCGCACATCAACAGA TGCGCCATTGGTATCTACTCCAGTATGGGCACGAGACTACAACTCCTCTGAAGAGCTCATTACTGAATTTTGTAGAGAATGCAGAATTGTCCGCAAAG GTTTGGCTGGTGACTTGAAGAAGGCTATGAAGGATGGAAAACCTATTATAATTGAG GGAATACATTTAGATCCTAGTATTTATTTAATGGATGAGGAGAACAGAGAGCGAAACAGCACGTCTGTAAAAAATGAAGAGCCAAATCTTGTTCCTCCGGGAACAGAAGATAATAATGCAGTACAAAAGGAACCTACTTCAGAAAGTGCTGCTTGCAAAAATGGAAACACCAGTACCAACTGCCGTCCTGCGGAGAAACCAGAAGTAGAGTTGCCCACTGATGAAGTGACCACAATTGCAGAAAATCTGGAATCCATTGACCTAGCAACAAGTGCTCCTGGGGACCAAG GTCATGTGGGTGAAGTTCTCAAGACAAAGACAAATCCTCCTGCTAAAAATGAGAAATCTCCTGCTGAGCCAGTAATCATACCTATAGTTTTGAATATGGCGGAGTTTGATCATAAAGCACTCTTGGAGGAGTGGATATCCACGAGGACGTTTGGCGAAAAATTTCTCGCCCAGGACAAGAAAAAGCTAATAAACAATCTGAAGACTATTCAAGATTATCTTTGCTCGTTTGACTCTCAGGGTTTGACTGTTGTCAACATATCTGCAACCACATTCCCACAAACACTGGATTGGCTACATGGTTATCTCCTTCAGTGTATTGAGCGAGGTAGTTCATCTGCATCCACTGTAACTGAGAAGCAACAAAATGAAGGTTAA